One window from the genome of Ideonella sp. WA131b encodes:
- a CDS encoding type II toxin-antitoxin system RelE/ParE family toxin produces the protein MSFAVRYTQSARDDLARLYEYLLDRATTAEDLDLAERALAAITGAVESLKRSPFIYRKADDDPFLRELLIPFASSGYVALFEIEDAATVTILAVRHQLEDDYH, from the coding sequence GTGAGCTTTGCCGTCCGGTACACCCAGTCAGCCCGGGACGACCTGGCGCGGCTGTACGAGTACCTGCTCGATCGCGCCACGACGGCCGAGGACCTCGATCTCGCAGAGCGGGCGCTGGCTGCGATCACTGGCGCCGTGGAGAGCTTGAAGCGCTCGCCGTTCATCTATCGCAAGGCCGACGACGACCCGTTCCTGCGCGAGCTGCTCATTCCCTTTGCTAGCAGCGGCTATGTGGCGCTGTTCGAGATCGAAGACGCTGCGACGGTGACCATCCTGGCCGTGCGCCACCAGCTGGAGGATGACTACCACTGA